Proteins from a genomic interval of uncultured Desulfuromusa sp.:
- a CDS encoding TrmH family RNA methyltransferase, which yields MASRCDRNLLLRYRKERQKNVLAKPGQNAFVLILDQLKPGFNVPKIFRSAEAFGAAAVHLVNIGPFDPAPAKGSFRKVPAVFHETFASCHQVLRTEGYQFFLLSPDAEKSLCQIRFPEKSAFILGHEEFGFSFDSGEYDDFEALSIPQFGSVQSLNVSIATSVVMYEYIRQHT from the coding sequence ATGGCAAGTCGTTGTGATCGGAACCTTTTATTGCGTTATCGGAAAGAGCGGCAAAAAAATGTTCTGGCGAAACCGGGCCAAAACGCATTTGTGTTGATTCTGGACCAGTTGAAACCGGGCTTTAATGTTCCGAAAATTTTCCGCAGTGCCGAAGCCTTCGGTGCGGCAGCAGTTCACTTGGTCAACATCGGCCCATTTGACCCTGCACCCGCAAAAGGGTCGTTCCGCAAGGTTCCAGCCGTGTTCCATGAGACCTTTGCTTCCTGTCATCAGGTCTTACGGACAGAAGGCTATCAATTTTTTCTCCTGTCTCCAGATGCTGAAAAGAGCTTGTGTCAGATCCGGTTCCCGGAGAAGAGTGCTTTCATCCTTGGACATGAGGAATTTGGTTTCAGCTTTGATAGCGGGGAATATGATGATTTTGAAGCTCTGAGTATTCCCCAGTTTGGCTCAGTGCAAAGTTTGAATGTCAGTATCGCAACTTCCGTTGTTATGTACGAGTACATCCGTCAGCACACCTGA
- a CDS encoding AAA family ATPase, translating into MYKDYFGLKEDPFSIAPDPQFLYMSARHREALAHLIYGMKSDSGFVLLTGEVGTGKTTVCRCLLGQVPENSEIAFILNPKLSVMELLATICDELAIVYPKENSSVKIFIDLINIYLLDAHSQEKQIVLIIDEAQNLSVDVLEQIRLLTNLETDKRKLLQVIMLGQPELNHMLEQQELRQLAQRVTARYHLEPLSKNEIDAYLNHRLAIAGVERPLFPPATVAKLYKLTEGVPRLINLLCDRALLGAYVRGVNIVSPALLKEAAGEVFGKNRGKKLTGDHLWQWLLVGVLSLILGAGVYFLVLLTRQSSSVNTAEIQDILTPVKPAGIESEK; encoded by the coding sequence ATGTATAAAGATTATTTTGGCCTCAAAGAAGATCCTTTCTCTATAGCTCCTGATCCCCAGTTTCTTTACATGAGTGCGCGCCATCGTGAGGCACTGGCACATCTGATTTACGGGATGAAGTCAGACAGCGGTTTTGTTTTGCTCACGGGTGAAGTGGGAACAGGGAAAACAACGGTGTGTCGATGCTTATTGGGGCAGGTCCCGGAGAATTCAGAAATTGCTTTCATTCTGAATCCGAAGTTAAGCGTCATGGAATTATTGGCGACCATTTGTGATGAACTGGCAATAGTTTACCCGAAAGAGAATTCAAGCGTTAAAATTTTTATCGACCTGATTAACATCTATCTTCTTGATGCTCACAGCCAGGAAAAACAGATCGTATTGATCATTGATGAGGCTCAGAATTTAAGTGTTGATGTGCTGGAGCAGATTCGGCTGTTGACCAATCTGGAAACAGATAAACGTAAATTGTTGCAAGTTATCATGCTTGGCCAACCCGAACTTAATCATATGTTGGAACAGCAGGAGCTACGACAATTGGCTCAACGTGTGACGGCCCGTTATCATCTCGAGCCATTATCAAAAAATGAAATAGATGCTTACTTAAATCATCGTCTGGCAATTGCCGGGGTAGAGAGACCACTTTTTCCTCCAGCGACAGTTGCTAAACTTTACAAGTTGACTGAAGGGGTGCCACGATTGATTAATCTTCTTTGTGATCGTGCTCTCCTCGGAGCGTACGTCAGGGGGGTGAATATTGTCAGTCCTGCGCTGCTGAAAGAGGCTGCCGGCGAGGTTTTTGGGAAAAACAGGGGGAAAAAGTTGACCGGGGATCATCTCTGGCAGTGGCTTCTGGTTGGCGTATTGAGTTTGATTTTAGGTGCCGGGGTTTATTTTCTGGTATTACTGACTCGGCAATCTTCCTCTGTCAACACTGCAGAAATCCAGGATATTTTGACTCCGGTTAAACCTGCTGGAATTGAATCAGAGAAATAG
- a CDS encoding transporter substrate-binding domain-containing protein: MQRYPSLLFYIPFLLFLICFAPSAESNSDISEALNLSAAEMAWIKKHPVVRVAPDPDFPPLEFIDKQGNYKGIAADFVHLLEKKLPLKFEIVSLENWNEVIRQAKTRQIDMFGAAVPTPERLEYMRFTKPFVEFPAVVLARDSADDFPVLSELKGKRVAVVSNYADHEYMMRTFPDIPLDVMPDISSGLRQLSFGKVDAMVLNLASASYYIQKDGISNLKVTQDTDFVFDLSFAGRSDWPLLISILEKGMAQITAEEKKEILNAWISLGEKGWKPSPLFVAITTAAVLLLFVFIVLQWNRQLKRQVLERTVDLETEFGERIQAEREKEVLQLQVHRAKKMEAVGLLAGGVAHDLNNILAGAVGYSDLLLRKVPADSSIRKYLQEIHESGRRAAAVVADLLTLSRDAATDRQVANLNRIVDEHMNSAEQKILAERFENIEFEVDLEPDLWNICCSETHVKKSLMNLVLNAAEATQTGMVIIKTANKIMDKSIKSDVKTTNEWVLLSVTDSGPGISPEDLEHIFEPFYTKKKFGHSGTGLGLAVVWNTIQEHQGFIEVEHPEVGSSFVLYLPATKSAVFNKAEQLGDAELKGNNEHILVVDDDENIRTMATKFLKTLGYQVSVVSNGEKAVEFLQTCKVDLLLLDMLMEPGINGYQTYQQIKAICPEQKALIASGFSESIEVKKAQKLGAGAYIKKPYTLQELGLAIKKELLR, from the coding sequence ATGCAGCGTTATCCTTCTTTATTATTTTATATCCCTTTTCTTCTTTTTCTTATCTGTTTTGCCCCTTCAGCTGAATCAAATTCTGACATATCCGAAGCCCTTAATCTTTCCGCTGCTGAAATGGCCTGGATAAAGAAACATCCCGTTGTCCGCGTTGCTCCTGATCCTGATTTCCCGCCGCTGGAATTTATTGATAAACAGGGCAATTATAAAGGGATAGCTGCCGATTTTGTCCACCTGCTGGAAAAAAAATTACCGCTGAAATTTGAAATTGTTTCTCTTGAAAACTGGAATGAAGTTATCAGGCAGGCCAAAACACGACAGATAGATATGTTTGGTGCTGCTGTTCCGACTCCGGAACGCTTGGAATATATGCGTTTTACCAAGCCCTTTGTCGAGTTTCCGGCTGTTGTTCTTGCCCGAGATTCTGCCGATGATTTTCCTGTGTTGTCAGAATTGAAAGGTAAAAGAGTTGCGGTTGTGTCTAACTATGCTGATCATGAATACATGATGAGAACGTTTCCGGACATCCCACTGGATGTTATGCCTGATATTTCCTCGGGATTAAGGCAACTTTCATTTGGAAAAGTTGATGCGATGGTTCTTAATCTTGCTTCAGCGTCCTACTATATTCAAAAAGACGGGATCAGTAATCTTAAAGTTACCCAGGATACCGATTTTGTTTTTGACCTTTCTTTTGCCGGGCGTAGTGACTGGCCGTTATTGATCTCAATTCTTGAAAAAGGGATGGCACAAATCACAGCAGAAGAAAAAAAAGAGATTCTCAATGCATGGATCTCTCTGGGTGAGAAAGGATGGAAGCCATCACCGTTGTTTGTCGCCATAACCACCGCAGCTGTTTTGCTGTTGTTTGTTTTTATTGTCTTGCAATGGAATCGACAGTTGAAGCGGCAAGTGCTGGAGAGAACTGTTGATCTGGAAACCGAGTTCGGGGAGCGGATTCAGGCAGAAAGGGAAAAAGAAGTGCTGCAGCTCCAGGTCCATCGCGCTAAAAAGATGGAGGCTGTCGGATTGTTGGCTGGAGGAGTTGCTCATGACTTGAACAATATTCTGGCGGGTGCTGTTGGTTATTCTGACTTGTTGCTGCGAAAAGTTCCGGCTGACAGTTCTATCCGAAAGTATTTACAGGAAATCCACGAGTCCGGTCGCCGAGCCGCTGCTGTTGTTGCGGATTTGCTGACCCTGTCGCGAGATGCTGCTACCGATCGTCAGGTTGCGAACTTGAACCGTATTGTCGATGAACATATGAATTCTGCAGAGCAGAAGATCCTCGCGGAGCGGTTTGAAAATATTGAGTTTGAGGTTGATCTGGAACCGGATCTTTGGAACATTTGCTGCTCTGAGACTCATGTCAAGAAAAGCCTTATGAATCTTGTCCTTAATGCGGCAGAAGCGACTCAGACGGGAATGGTTATTATTAAAACAGCCAACAAGATCATGGATAAATCAATAAAAAGCGATGTTAAGACCACAAATGAGTGGGTTTTGTTGTCGGTTACGGATTCAGGCCCTGGAATCTCGCCAGAGGATCTTGAACATATTTTTGAACCCTTTTATACCAAAAAGAAATTTGGACATAGCGGTACCGGGTTGGGATTAGCCGTGGTCTGGAACACCATTCAGGAGCATCAGGGATTCATTGAGGTTGAGCACCCTGAGGTCGGGAGCAGCTTTGTCCTCTATCTTCCGGCGACAAAAAGTGCGGTTTTCAATAAAGCTGAACAACTGGGGGATGCAGAGTTAAAAGGAAACAATGAGCATATTCTGGTCGTTGATGATGACGAAAATATCCGAACGATGGCCACCAAGTTTTTGAAAACTCTTGGCTATCAGGTTTCTGTTGTCTCCAACGGTGAAAAAGCTGTCGAGTTTTTGCAAACGTGCAAGGTCGATTTACTCTTGTTGGATATGCTGATGGAGCCGGGGATCAATGGTTACCAGACTTATCAGCAGATCAAGGCTATTTGTCCTGAACAGAAAGCGTTGATTGCCAGTGGCTTCTCCGAGAGCATTGAAGTCAAAAAAGCTCAGAAACTTGGTGCTGGAGCTTATATCAAAAAGCCCTATACCTTGCAGGAACTCGGTCTTGCCATCAAAAAGGAATTGCTGCGTTAG
- a CDS encoding tetrathionate reductase family octaheme c-type cytochrome, giving the protein MKTERIRAVIAITAVLLCASFAVAEDHAFIEGPINSGPEATKICLECHEDVAGHIMKTSHWTWDAEQTINGKKVKRGKINSVNNFCVSVRSNEPRCTSCHIGYGWEDDSFDFNNTANIDCLVCHDTTGTYKKIPTGAGMPAEEVDLTFVARNVGKSSRQSCGSCHFFGGGGDAVKHGDLDSSLDFPDRILDVHMASDGNNFTCADCHETQNHNILGHAMVVSPKGEQPIGCTGCHGDDVHGEWALDMHTDTVACQTCHIPTFAKEVPTKIDWDWSTSGQNIKGENDKYGKPTYAKKKGTFTWGKNIVPEYAWYNGSADAYQLGDKINPEETTLLSYPLGNRKDKKAKIYPFKSHTGKQIYDVKNKYLITPKVFGGKGDQEAYWKTFDWDKATRAGMKANGLEYSGEYGFAPTKMYWRINHMVTPKEEALGCLDCHGNNGRLDWKALGYKGDPLKNPKYARTR; this is encoded by the coding sequence ATGAAAACAGAAAGAATAAGAGCCGTAATCGCCATCACGGCCGTTTTACTTTGCGCATCGTTTGCTGTTGCAGAGGACCACGCTTTCATTGAAGGACCAATCAATAGTGGACCGGAAGCGACCAAAATTTGTCTGGAATGTCATGAGGACGTTGCCGGTCATATCATGAAAACCAGTCACTGGACCTGGGATGCCGAACAAACCATAAATGGTAAGAAAGTCAAACGTGGAAAAATCAATTCTGTTAACAACTTCTGTGTCTCAGTCCGTTCCAACGAACCCCGCTGCACCAGTTGCCATATCGGTTACGGTTGGGAAGATGACAGTTTCGACTTCAACAACACAGCCAATATTGATTGCCTGGTGTGTCATGACACCACCGGAACCTATAAGAAAATTCCGACCGGAGCCGGAATGCCCGCCGAAGAAGTCGACCTGACCTTTGTCGCCCGTAACGTCGGCAAAAGTTCACGCCAGTCCTGCGGCAGCTGCCATTTCTTCGGCGGCGGCGGCGACGCGGTCAAACATGGTGATCTCGATTCAAGCCTGGATTTCCCGGACAGAATCCTGGATGTTCACATGGCGAGTGACGGCAATAATTTTACTTGCGCCGACTGCCATGAGACTCAGAACCACAACATCCTCGGTCATGCCATGGTTGTCTCCCCAAAAGGAGAACAGCCCATCGGTTGCACAGGCTGCCACGGTGATGATGTTCACGGTGAATGGGCTCTCGACATGCACACCGATACCGTCGCCTGTCAGACCTGTCATATTCCAACCTTTGCCAAGGAAGTTCCAACCAAGATCGACTGGGACTGGTCGACGTCCGGCCAAAACATCAAAGGGGAAAATGATAAATACGGCAAACCAACTTATGCCAAGAAAAAAGGAACGTTTACCTGGGGCAAAAATATCGTTCCCGAATATGCCTGGTATAATGGTTCCGCCGACGCCTATCAGTTGGGCGATAAAATCAATCCCGAGGAGACCACACTGCTGAGTTATCCGCTGGGCAACCGCAAAGACAAGAAGGCCAAGATCTATCCTTTCAAATCACATACGGGAAAACAGATCTATGATGTTAAAAACAAGTACCTGATTACACCGAAAGTTTTTGGTGGGAAAGGTGATCAGGAGGCCTACTGGAAGACCTTCGACTGGGACAAGGCAACCAGAGCCGGAATGAAGGCAAATGGCCTTGAGTACAGCGGCGAATACGGATTTGCGCCGACAAAGATGTATTGGCGAATCAACCATATGGTCACACCAAAGGAAGAAGCCCTCGGTTGTCTCGACTGTCACGGCAATAACGGTCGTCTCGACTGGAAAGCGCTCGGCTATAAAGGCGATCCACTCAAAAATCCAAAATACGCCCGAACCAGATAA
- a CDS encoding hemolysin III family protein produces MAEWSETSHYTVGEEIANSVTHGIGALLSIVGLAVLVGFASLHGNAWHITSCSIFGASMILLYVASTLYHSIPLANIKGILRQIDHSAIYLLIAGTYTPFTLVNLRGPWGWSLFGSIWGIALVGIILKATSFGRRPGISLGLYLAMSWIVVIAIKPMIAVLDKGGMELLVLGGLMYTGGVVFYAWKKLPYSHAIWHLFVMAGSCLHFFAILLYVIPR; encoded by the coding sequence ATGGCTGAATGGTCTGAAACATCCCATTATACCGTTGGCGAAGAAATCGCAAACAGTGTCACTCACGGCATTGGAGCTTTACTTTCAATTGTCGGGTTGGCCGTATTGGTTGGTTTTGCCAGCCTCCATGGCAATGCCTGGCACATCACCAGTTGCAGCATCTTTGGTGCCAGTATGATTCTTCTCTATGTTGCATCAACCCTCTACCACAGTATTCCTCTGGCAAATATCAAAGGAATTCTCCGTCAGATTGACCATTCGGCAATTTACCTGTTGATTGCCGGAACCTACACTCCGTTCACTCTGGTCAATTTACGTGGACCCTGGGGCTGGTCGCTATTTGGATCCATCTGGGGAATCGCCCTGGTGGGAATTATTCTGAAGGCCACATCCTTTGGCAGACGACCGGGAATTTCTCTGGGTCTGTACCTGGCAATGAGCTGGATTGTTGTTATCGCCATCAAACCAATGATTGCAGTTCTCGACAAAGGAGGGATGGAGTTATTAGTTCTCGGGGGACTGATGTATACCGGTGGCGTGGTTTTTTATGCGTGGAAAAAACTGCCATACAGTCATGCTATCTGGCACCTGTTTGTCATGGCAGGAAGCTGTCTCCATTTTTTTGCCATTTTACTGTATGTCATTCCCAGATGA
- a CDS encoding general secretion pathway protein GspB produces the protein MSFILEALKKSENKRRGKSERRSTRSIHEPTPQNRAGSRFRFLGITFVLFMNAVLLFWFLGPWRQPGPEISETLITDSRQLKNNINESDSVQMSPSELQSNSAPFDPVSDNQTQKSQGQVKSAALPVPRSEKQVYHFSQLPVAIQKRIPELRMSLHAFNRSDATASMVQLNDRMMREKDMVTADISLERITSDGVILRYDGYRFLVPRRSN, from the coding sequence ATGTCGTTTATTCTTGAAGCGTTAAAAAAATCAGAAAATAAACGCAGGGGAAAAAGCGAGAGGCGATCGACGCGTTCAATTCATGAACCGACTCCGCAAAACAGGGCTGGATCCCGTTTCCGTTTTTTGGGGATCACGTTTGTTCTGTTCATGAATGCCGTATTGCTATTCTGGTTCTTGGGTCCCTGGAGACAGCCCGGACCGGAAATCTCAGAAACTTTAATTACTGATTCCCGTCAGCTTAAAAATAATATCAACGAATCTGATTCAGTGCAGATGAGTCCGTCTGAATTACAAAGCAATTCTGCGCCCTTTGATCCTGTTTCGGATAACCAGACACAAAAGAGTCAGGGACAAGTGAAATCTGCAGCACTTCCCGTTCCGCGCAGCGAAAAGCAAGTTTATCATTTCAGCCAACTTCCGGTTGCGATTCAAAAGCGGATACCAGAATTGCGCATGTCGCTACATGCTTTTAATCGCAGTGATGCCACTGCGAGCATGGTGCAACTGAATGATAGAATGATGCGTGAAAAGGACATGGTCACTGCTGATATCAGCCTCGAACGGATAACGTCTGACGGCGTCATTTTACGTTATGACGGGTATCGTTTTCTGGTACCAAGACGGAGTAATTGA
- the trxC gene encoding thioredoxin TrxC produces the protein MSSLHVVCPHCTAVNRIPEERLTAGPKCGKCGRLLFAGKPIDLSQANFQKHLQKNEIPFLVDFWAPWCGPCKMMGPAFAEAATQLEPRLRLGKVNTEVEQNLGAELNIRSIPTMVLFLNGVEKARQSGAMNSAGIIQWVQGHLR, from the coding sequence GTGAGCTCTTTACATGTTGTTTGTCCCCACTGTACAGCTGTGAATCGCATCCCTGAGGAGCGTTTGACCGCTGGTCCTAAATGTGGGAAGTGTGGCCGGCTATTATTTGCCGGTAAGCCGATTGATCTGTCACAAGCGAACTTTCAGAAACATCTACAGAAAAATGAAATCCCTTTTCTGGTTGATTTCTGGGCCCCCTGGTGTGGGCCCTGCAAAATGATGGGACCGGCTTTCGCGGAGGCGGCAACCCAGCTGGAACCACGTTTGCGTCTGGGCAAGGTGAATACCGAGGTGGAACAGAACCTTGGGGCAGAACTGAACATTCGTTCAATCCCAACGATGGTTCTCTTCCTGAATGGTGTGGAAAAAGCGCGCCAATCAGGAGCAATGAACAGTGCTGGAATCATTCAGTGGGTTCAGGGTCACTTACGGTGA
- a CDS encoding MFS transporter — translation MDAKNRNYYAFLWHATFYALTATFTEINTVLPSLVVKVGGGTIQIGFLTAIMVGTPIAGQLFFASYLHLQPRKRGFLLLGVGLRISALASVALVLLVAESFTSASLITIVFILMFIFSLSGTFSGVSYTDILGKSLAVEQRNRFFVSRQILTSVAFLISAPVSRWVLGYSSYPYNYVYMFGLAAGLLFIAFWGFWAIDEPEVQPSRERHSFLQVLQAIPRHLHDNPSLRRYIFLINLTGFGLTLMPFYVAYASQHYGLTGEQIGNYLMVQIAGMILSNLVWGQYVKKFGFRGVVQGCIGCGALLPLLVLVLSGMPLPVFLAVFFLMGVAISARKIAFEGLLIEITTNTNRALYKGIVGATSLTTALFPLVAGGLILWIGYSPVFLLVSILVASAWFTVAGIIPESDV, via the coding sequence ATGGATGCAAAAAACCGTAATTATTACGCTTTTCTTTGGCATGCAACCTTTTATGCCCTAACGGCAACTTTTACCGAAATTAATACCGTGTTGCCTTCACTGGTTGTCAAAGTTGGAGGCGGAACGATTCAAATTGGTTTCTTGACAGCGATTATGGTGGGCACACCGATTGCCGGTCAGCTGTTTTTTGCCAGTTACCTTCATCTGCAACCACGTAAGCGTGGTTTTCTGCTCCTGGGGGTCGGTTTGCGGATTTCGGCTCTTGCGAGTGTTGCTCTGGTGTTACTTGTTGCCGAATCTTTTACCTCCGCATCGTTAATTACGATAGTTTTTATCTTGATGTTTATTTTTTCTCTTTCCGGAACCTTTTCGGGAGTTTCTTATACCGACATTCTCGGAAAATCATTAGCAGTCGAACAACGCAATCGTTTTTTTGTCAGTCGGCAGATCTTAACAAGTGTGGCATTTTTGATCTCAGCCCCGGTTTCACGCTGGGTTTTGGGATATTCTTCTTATCCCTACAATTATGTTTATATGTTTGGACTTGCAGCCGGATTGCTGTTTATCGCTTTTTGGGGATTCTGGGCAATAGATGAACCTGAAGTGCAACCATCGCGTGAAAGACATTCTTTTTTGCAGGTATTGCAGGCAATCCCCCGGCATTTACATGATAATCCGTCATTGCGGCGGTATATCTTTCTCATCAATCTGACTGGGTTTGGTTTGACATTGATGCCTTTTTACGTTGCTTATGCCAGTCAGCACTATGGGTTAACGGGGGAGCAGATCGGCAATTATTTGATGGTACAGATTGCCGGCATGATTTTGTCGAATCTTGTCTGGGGCCAGTACGTTAAAAAATTCGGTTTTCGTGGCGTTGTGCAGGGGTGTATTGGTTGTGGAGCCCTGTTACCTCTCCTGGTTTTGGTTCTTTCGGGAATGCCACTACCGGTTTTTTTGGCCGTGTTTTTTCTGATGGGGGTTGCTATCTCTGCCAGAAAAATTGCTTTTGAGGGCCTTCTTATTGAAATTACAACAAACACAAATCGTGCTCTGTATAAAGGAATCGTTGGTGCCACCAGCCTGACAACAGCACTATTTCCACTTGTCGCCGGAGGTTTGATTCTGTGGATCGGCTACTCTCCTGTTTTTTTGCTGGTTTCAATTCTCGTTGCAAGTGCCTGGTTTACAGTTGCCGGAATTATTCCTGAATCTGATGTTTAA
- a CDS encoding cache domain-containing protein — MKNKISFLKSIRLWGILFLIALAGILIIIDVSRSYRDVKLQTEQVRVDYLEQQRQLIKWEVDRVVKLINFETEHVIQIEQDRIKERVYEAYAIAENLYEQHKSSKDNETIRKIIIDAIRPIRFDQGRGYYFMTGLNGVSQLMTDSPATEGKNILDFQDSRGKFVVRDLVNIATRNGEGFSRYYWRKPDQQEGDFLKYSFVKKFEPLDCFIGTGVYLDAIEDSMQKIISKYVDNHRFGPNRLGYVFILDLLNIQGGDRFAIMYANPNRPDLVGQYVSDKLPDAKGKVFRQEFLRGLREHGECYVDYWYKKFSNLKPSPKTSFFKLTEDGRFIVAAGVYLDDVEEKIVTIQTTLNDEIWSNVRLYLFAVTMIILCFVLLWNWLSQRLRNDFLLFAEFFNGAADSSAAINRKLVKFVELDQLAEYANQMLDDKDAAEKALVAEREQLLVTLYSIVDGVITTATDGRIELMNHVAESLTGWKQSDATGKPLSEVFCFKSESPLSTSEQRALLIAKDGQEYQILVGSAPLRGAEGVVRGQVIVFRDETERLKTEEELFKARKLESVGLLAGGIAHDFNNILAGLFGNIELAKRKIPEGHAAYSYLQVANQALERATNLTKQLLTFAKGGEPLLEAVSVEQVIDAVVQFNLSGSQVKAEFVFPEDLWPVNADKGQFGQIFANLTINAKHAMPMGGTLHISAENISLSADKPSRMVPGDYVKLLVRDEGIGMTAEVLDKIFDPYFSTKQTGSGLGLATVRSIVKKHKGSIFVISEPGRGTSFTLYLPAEKTDCNSVISAATQNVDSTISAGRVLVVDDEDIIQKVLVDMLILNGYSVDTADEGRTGKDKYLAARHSGQPYDLVIMDLTIPGGMGGKEAAEEILKVDPHARIIASSGYSTDPIMAKYWDYGFKGRLLKPFRLDDLTNEISRIQNQ, encoded by the coding sequence ATGAAAAATAAAATCAGCTTTCTAAAATCAATCCGCCTGTGGGGAATTTTATTTCTCATTGCTCTGGCTGGAATTCTGATCATTATCGATGTGTCCAGAAGTTATCGTGATGTAAAACTGCAAACAGAACAGGTCCGTGTCGATTATTTGGAGCAACAGAGACAGTTGATTAAATGGGAGGTTGATCGTGTTGTCAAGTTGATCAACTTTGAGACGGAACACGTGATTCAAATAGAGCAGGATAGAATTAAAGAGCGAGTTTATGAGGCATATGCGATTGCTGAGAACTTATATGAGCAACACAAATCAAGCAAAGATAACGAAACAATTCGTAAGATAATTATAGATGCAATCCGGCCGATCCGTTTTGATCAGGGGCGAGGGTATTATTTTATGACGGGGCTGAACGGCGTTTCTCAGCTTATGACGGATTCTCCTGCAACTGAAGGAAAAAATATTCTGGATTTTCAGGATTCACGGGGGAAATTTGTTGTCCGGGATCTGGTCAACATTGCGACCCGTAACGGTGAAGGTTTTAGTCGTTATTATTGGAGAAAGCCTGATCAGCAGGAGGGTGATTTTTTAAAATACTCTTTTGTCAAAAAATTTGAGCCGTTGGACTGTTTTATTGGAACCGGAGTTTATCTGGATGCAATTGAAGATTCAATGCAGAAGATTATTTCTAAATACGTTGATAATCACCGCTTTGGACCCAATCGACTGGGGTATGTTTTTATTCTGGATTTATTGAATATCCAGGGAGGAGACAGGTTTGCCATCATGTATGCCAATCCGAATCGCCCTGACCTGGTAGGACAATACGTGTCCGATAAATTGCCGGATGCCAAAGGGAAAGTGTTCCGTCAGGAGTTCTTGCGTGGACTGCGCGAACATGGTGAGTGCTATGTCGATTACTGGTATAAAAAATTCTCTAACCTTAAACCCAGTCCCAAAACCAGTTTTTTTAAGCTGACCGAGGATGGTCGTTTTATCGTTGCTGCCGGGGTTTATCTGGATGATGTTGAAGAGAAAATCGTCACAATACAGACGACCTTAAATGATGAAATATGGTCCAATGTGCGACTTTATCTCTTTGCTGTAACAATGATTATTTTGTGCTTTGTTCTTCTGTGGAATTGGCTGAGCCAGAGACTTAGAAATGATTTTCTCTTGTTTGCTGAGTTTTTTAACGGCGCAGCTGATTCCTCTGCAGCGATCAACCGGAAGCTGGTGAAATTTGTCGAATTAGATCAACTGGCCGAATACGCCAATCAGATGCTTGATGATAAAGATGCGGCAGAAAAAGCGTTGGTGGCCGAGCGAGAACAATTGCTGGTGACATTATATTCGATTGTTGATGGCGTTATTACGACTGCTACCGATGGCCGCATCGAGTTGATGAATCATGTCGCTGAAAGTTTGACGGGCTGGAAACAGTCTGATGCGACCGGCAAGCCGTTAAGTGAGGTTTTTTGTTTTAAGTCTGAGAGTCCGCTTTCAACTTCTGAGCAAAGAGCTTTATTGATTGCCAAAGATGGTCAGGAATATCAGATTTTAGTCGGGAGCGCTCCCCTTCGTGGAGCAGAGGGAGTGGTTCGTGGACAAGTGATTGTTTTTCGTGATGAAACAGAACGACTCAAAACAGAGGAGGAACTCTTTAAAGCCAGGAAACTGGAATCGGTAGGATTGCTGGCAGGCGGTATCGCTCATGATTTTAATAATATCCTGGCGGGATTGTTTGGAAATATTGAGTTGGCAAAAAGAAAAATACCTGAAGGTCATGCCGCTTACTCATATTTACAGGTTGCGAATCAGGCTTTGGAAAGAGCAACGAACCTGACGAAACAATTATTGACTTTTGCCAAGGGAGGCGAGCCGTTACTGGAAGCTGTCAGTGTTGAGCAGGTGATAGATGCTGTGGTGCAGTTCAATCTGAGTGGCAGCCAGGTGAAGGCGGAGTTTGTTTTTCCGGAAGATTTATGGCCAGTTAACGCCGACAAGGGGCAATTTGGGCAAATTTTTGCGAACCTTACGATTAATGCCAAACACGCGATGCCAATGGGAGGAACGCTGCATATTTCGGCCGAGAATATTTCTTTGTCAGCGGACAAGCCTTCCAGAATGGTGCCCGGTGATTATGTTAAATTGTTGGTACGGGATGAAGGTATAGGGATGACTGCTGAAGTTCTGGATAAAATATTTGATCCCTACTTCAGCACCAAACAAACAGGAAGCGGTCTTGGCTTGGCAACTGTACGGAGTATTGTCAAAAAACATAAGGGCAGCATTTTTGTCATTTCGGAGCCTGGAAGGGGAACAAGCTTTACCCTTTATCTCCCTGCAGAAAAAACGGACTGTAATAGCGTGATCAGCGCTGCAACACAGAACGTGGATTCGACAATCTCAGCAGGAAGGGTTCTGGTTGTTGATGATGAAGATATTATCCAAAAGGTTCTTGTGGACATGTTAATACTCAATGGTTACAGCGTCGATACCGCAGATGAAGGTCGAACAGGTAAGGACAAATACCTGGCAGCAAGACATAGTGGTCAGCCTTATGATCTGGTGATTATGGATCTGACAATTCCTGGGGGGATGGGTGGCAAAGAAGCTGCTGAGGAAATTCTCAAAGTTGACCCTCATGCCCGGATTATTGCTTCCAGTGGTTATTCAACGGATCCAATCATGGCGAAGTATTGGGATTATGGGTTTAAGGGCCGGCTATTGAAGCCATTTCGGTTAGATGATTTAACCAATGAAATTTCCCGGATTCAGAATCAATAA